The following are encoded together in the Methylobacterium radiotolerans JCM 2831 genome:
- a CDS encoding DUF2254 family protein: MAADPVPNPPSGRVRAALDCVGRVPTALLAWRFQFRAEEDLALSADADAFGPVLSILASAMLTVTAFSLTVPVNARGAASSGVTRRATTPWTRDRPAHDALATILGAFMFSVVEIIALSTPLYGPGGRPVLLGAMVVVIDLAVVVFLGWMRQLTRFGRVGETIRPVEQAASRARPRRHTAPAFHTAGRGRRGATRRPRRRTDRRGAELPARRSIGSPDDGRPTLRDGWIDGFDRHALRRHRPGFRGSRGRGRLRADPVVRTGARPIGGEPDRSADCGHAAPGRQHDQGRRCPSRPVDRTRLTAERHLVVDGRHGGRERRYRHGPEEGRAHQPARSSLPGVQAVERARSPREPGAALRVTTGRRPGSAQP; this comes from the coding sequence GTGGCGGCTGATCCTGTCCCGAACCCTCCGTCAGGCCGAGTCCGCGCGGCGCTCGACTGCGTCGGCCGCGTCCCGACGGCCCTGCTCGCGTGGCGCTTCCAGTTCCGCGCGGAGGAGGATCTCGCCCTGAGCGCCGACGCCGACGCCTTCGGCCCTGTCCTGAGCATCCTCGCCTCCGCGATGCTGACGGTGACGGCCTTCTCGCTGACCGTTCCGGTCAACGCCCGCGGTGCCGCGTCGTCGGGCGTGACGCGGCGCGCCACGACCCCGTGGACCAGAGACCGGCCGGCGCACGACGCGCTCGCCACGATCCTCGGCGCGTTCATGTTCTCGGTGGTCGAGATCATCGCCCTGTCGACCCCCCTCTACGGGCCGGGCGGGCGCCCCGTGCTGCTGGGGGCGATGGTGGTGGTCATCGACCTGGCCGTCGTCGTCTTCCTGGGCTGGATGCGGCAGCTCACCCGCTTCGGCCGGGTCGGCGAGACGATCCGGCCGGTCGAGCAGGCGGCGTCCCGGGCCCGGCCGCGGCGGCACACGGCTCCCGCGTTCCATACCGCGGGGCGCGGCCGCCGCGGCGCCACGCGGAGGCCGCGTCGCCGCACCGATCGACGAGGAGCGGAACTGCCCGCGCGCCGATCCATTGGGTCACCGGACGACGGCCGGCCGACTCTCAGGGATGGATGGATCGATGGTTTCGATAGGCACGCGCTCCGGCGGCACCGCCCGGGTTTCCGCGGTTCGCGCGGCCGCGGGCGCCTGCGCGCTGATCCTGTCGTCCGGACCGGTGCTCGCCCAATCGGCGGCGAGCCGGATCGATCAGCCGACTGCGGCCACGCTGCCCCCGGGCGTCAGCACGACCAAGGGCGGCGCTGCCCCAGCCGACCGGTCGACCGGACCCGTCTCACCGCCGAGCGCCATCTCGTCGTCGACGGACGTCATGGCGGGCGGGAGCGCCGGTACCGACACGGGCCGGAAGAAGGACGCGCGCACCAACCCGCTCGATCATCTCTCCCCGGAGTACAAGCGGTAGAGCGGGCTCGATCGCCGCGCGAGCCCGGAGCGGCCCTCCGCGTGACGACCGGGCGCCGGCCGGGCTCCGCGCAACCGTGA